TCGCCGAGAGCGCGCGCCACGGAGCCGACGTTGTACAGCAAGGCGTGATGCCCGGCGGCATGCACTTCGCGTATGTGTCGGCGCCGCAAGCGGGGGTGCCGTTCGTGGAGATCGCATACCTGTCGCCGGAGATCAGGGCGTTCTACGACTATGTCAAACAGGAGCAGCGGTGAGCCGCGCCAGCGACGATGCAGAACGAAGAAGCGATGTGGGGGTACCCCCGCTTGCGGGGGAGAGGAGTGGCGCCAATGAGCACAGAGATACCCGCGACGGTCAAGGCGGACGCAGTCGAGTCCTGGTCGGATGACGTCGACGTGGTGGTGATCGGCTTCGGCATCGCCGGCGGCTGCGCGGCAGTCAGCGCGGCGTCCGCCGGCGCCCGGGTGCTGGTGCTGGAGCGAGCCGCCGCGGCGGGCGGTACCACCGCCCTCGCGGGAGGACACTTCTATCTGGGCGGCGGGACCGCGGTGCAGCAGGCCACCGGCCATCCCGACTCGCCCGAGGAGATGTACAAGTACCTGGTCGCGGTGTCGCGGGAGCCCGATCACGCCAAGATTCGCGCTTACTGCGACGGCAGCGTTGAGCATTTCAATTGGTTGGAAGACTTGGGCTTTCAGTTCGAGCGCAGTTACTTCCCGGGCAAGGCGGTGATCCAGCCCAACACCGAAGGGTTGATGTTCACCGGCAACGAGAAGGTGTGGCCGTTCCTGGAGATGGCGGTGCCGGCGCCGCGCGGCCACAAGGTGCCGGTACCCGGCGACACCGGCGGCGCCGGCATGGTGATTGATCTGCTGCTCAAGCGAGCCGCCAGCCTGGGCGTGCAGGTCCGCTATGAGACCGGCGCGACCGAGTTGATAGTGGACGAATCCGGCGGGGTAACCGGGGTGATGTGGAAGCGGTTCTCCGAAACCGGTGCAATCATGGCGAAGTCGGTGGTCATCGCCGCCGGGGGATTCGTCATGAACCCGGAGATGGTGGCCAAATACACGCCGAAGTTAGCCGAGAAGCCATTCGTGCTCGGCAACACCTACGACGACGGCCTGGGCATCCGGCTGGGCGTCTCGGCCGGCGGAGCCACCCAGCACATGGACCAGATCTTCATTACGGCTCCGCCGTACCCGCCGTCGATCCTGCTCACCGGGATCATCGTCAACAAACTCGGACAGCGGTTCGTGGCCGAGGACTCCTACCATTCCAGGACGGCTGGGTTCATCATGGATCAGCCCGATAGCGCGGCGTTCTTGATCGTCGACGAGGCGCACTTGGAACACCCGAAGATGCCGCTGGTGCCACTGATCGACGGTTGGGAAACCGTGCCCGACATGGAAGCAGCGCTTGGCATCCCGCGGGGCAATTTGGTCGCGACGCTGGACCGCTACAACACCTACGCGGCGCGCGGCGAGGATCCCGACTTCCATAAGCAGCCGGAATTCCTTGCGCCGCAAGATCAAGGCCCGTGGGGGGCGTTCGATATGTCGCTCGGCAAGGCGATGTATGCCGGGTTCACCATCGGCGGGCTGGCCACATCGGTGGACGGTCAAGTTCTGCGCGCCGACGGCACGGTGGTGGCCGGCCTCTATGCGGCCGGTGCAT
This is a stretch of genomic DNA from Mycobacterium lacus. It encodes these proteins:
- a CDS encoding FAD-binding protein, whose protein sequence is MSTEIPATVKADAVESWSDDVDVVVIGFGIAGGCAAVSAASAGARVLVLERAAAAGGTTALAGGHFYLGGGTAVQQATGHPDSPEEMYKYLVAVSREPDHAKIRAYCDGSVEHFNWLEDLGFQFERSYFPGKAVIQPNTEGLMFTGNEKVWPFLEMAVPAPRGHKVPVPGDTGGAGMVIDLLLKRAASLGVQVRYETGATELIVDESGGVTGVMWKRFSETGAIMAKSVVIAAGGFVMNPEMVAKYTPKLAEKPFVLGNTYDDGLGIRLGVSAGGATQHMDQIFITAPPYPPSILLTGIIVNKLGQRFVAEDSYHSRTAGFIMDQPDSAAFLIVDEAHLEHPKMPLVPLIDGWETVPDMEAALGIPRGNLVATLDRYNTYAARGEDPDFHKQPEFLAPQDQGPWGAFDMSLGKAMYAGFTIGGLATSVDGQVLRADGTVVAGLYAAGACASNIAQDGKGYASGTQLGEGSFFGRRAGAHAAARTRGRPGYGNPFIPF